A stretch of the Sulfurihydrogenibium subterraneum DSM 15120 genome encodes the following:
- a CDS encoding alpha-amylase/4-alpha-glucanotransferase domain-containing protein, whose amino-acid sequence MVKLLFGIHCHQPIDNFYEVVDDAINKAYKPFLEVVKDYPNFKLSVHYSGWLLEYIKNNDKNLFKLMQDLSDNGQIEFFSGGFYEPILAVIPSDDRKYQIEKLNNFIKENFGQTPKGLWLTERVWDSSIVPDLVECGIEYVIVDDYHFLLAGFKKEALYGYYTTESNGYKINLFPIDKNLRYLIPFKPVEKILDYLNSISKYGTNPAGIIFDDGEKFGVWPKTHWWVYQERWLNQFLEVISSQKEIKTCYYQDYIKEEKPIGMAYLPITSYQEMGEWSLFAEDFEEFEDLKEFLEKNGLQNHFEKFVKGNIWHNFLVKYPESNRIHKRILDLSTTGRSYKKDKAFLENLLKSQCNDVLWHGIFGGLYLPNLRNNAYKYIIKADKELEKLSKPKKIQVKDFDFDGYEEVKITTQNLILIFDSKESGQLTELSLKDKEFNFQNTLTRRKEGYHKNLLNPKQCASSEEGITTIHNAQLEIDPQHIKDLLIYDWYTKNSFIDHITDDSFTLESFYRCSFREYSDFANQPFNLEYAKDEIVFKRKGGIYKDKKYNTTLIKTYKVEENKITAFLQLQTNYKDTLNYVCEFNFHFANLPHHLTQPVYHGKSTTFKLKDDYTQKTIIFNFNKELDIFTYPINTVSQSEKSIDITNQGLSIGFLTAFKEELNFKITLEITEK is encoded by the coding sequence ATGGTTAAACTTTTGTTTGGTATTCACTGCCACCAACCGATAGATAACTTTTACGAAGTAGTTGACGATGCTATTAATAAGGCATACAAACCTTTTTTAGAAGTGGTAAAGGATTATCCAAACTTTAAACTTTCAGTCCATTACTCAGGATGGCTTCTTGAGTACATAAAAAACAACGATAAAAACTTGTTTAAACTTATGCAAGACCTGTCAGACAACGGACAGATAGAGTTTTTCAGCGGTGGATTTTACGAGCCTATCCTTGCAGTGATACCATCAGATGACAGAAAATACCAGATAGAAAAACTAAACAACTTTATAAAAGAAAACTTTGGACAGACCCCAAAGGGACTATGGCTTACTGAGAGAGTATGGGATAGTAGCATAGTTCCAGACTTAGTAGAGTGTGGAATAGAGTATGTTATAGTTGACGACTATCACTTTTTGTTAGCAGGATTTAAAAAAGAAGCTCTCTACGGCTACTACACAACCGAAAGTAATGGCTACAAAATAAATCTATTTCCAATAGATAAAAATCTAAGATACTTAATACCTTTTAAACCTGTAGAGAAGATTTTAGATTATCTAAACTCAATCTCAAAATACGGCACAAATCCAGCTGGAATAATATTTGACGATGGAGAAAAGTTTGGAGTGTGGCCTAAAACACACTGGTGGGTTTATCAAGAAAGATGGTTAAACCAATTTTTAGAAGTAATATCATCTCAAAAAGAGATAAAAACCTGCTACTATCAAGACTACATAAAAGAAGAAAAACCTATAGGAATGGCATACCTTCCTATAACCTCTTACCAAGAGATGGGAGAGTGGAGCTTATTTGCAGAAGATTTTGAGGAGTTTGAAGACCTAAAAGAGTTTTTAGAAAAAAACGGATTACAGAACCATTTTGAAAAGTTTGTAAAAGGCAACATCTGGCACAACTTTTTAGTCAAGTACCCTGAAAGCAACCGTATTCACAAAAGAATATTAGACCTTTCTACAACTGGAAGATCCTACAAAAAAGATAAGGCTTTTTTAGAAAATTTGTTAAAATCTCAGTGTAATGACGTTTTGTGGCACGGAATATTTGGCGGTCTTTACTTACCAAACCTTAGAAATAATGCTTACAAATACATAATAAAAGCAGATAAAGAGCTTGAAAAACTTTCAAAACCTAAAAAAATCCAAGTAAAAGACTTTGACTTTGACGGCTACGAAGAAGTAAAGATAACAACCCAAAACCTTATACTAATCTTTGACTCAAAAGAGTCTGGACAGCTAACAGAACTATCTTTAAAAGATAAAGAGTTTAACTTTCAAAACACACTAACAAGAAGAAAAGAAGGCTATCACAAAAACCTATTAAACCCAAAACAGTGTGCTTCTTCCGAAGAAGGAATAACAACCATACACAACGCTCAGTTAGAGATAGACCCACAGCACATTAAAGACCTTCTTATCTACGACTGGTACACAAAAAACTCATTTATAGACCACATCACAGATGACAGCTTCACCTTAGAAAGCTTTTACAGATGTAGTTTTAGAGAGTACTCTGACTTTGCAAATCAGCCATTTAACCTTGAGTATGCGAAAGATGAGATAGTCTTTAAAAGAAAAGGAGGAATATACAAAGACAAAAAGTACAACACAACCCTAATAAAAACCTACAAAGTAGAAGAAAACAAAATAACAGCTTTCCTACAGCTCCAGACTAACTACAAAGACACTTTAAATTATGTTTGTGAGTTTAACTTTCACTTTGCAAACCTTCCACACCATCTAACTCAGCCTGTGTATCACGGTAAATCTACAACCTTTAAACTAAAAGATGATTACACTCAAAAAACAATAATTTTTAACTTTAACAAAGAGTTAGACATATTTACCTATCCAATAAACACCGTTAGCCAGTCAGAAAAGTCGATAGACATAACCAATCAAGGCTTAAGTATAGGATTTTTAACAGCGTTTAAAGAAGAGTTAAACTTTAAAATAACTTTAGAGATTACAGAGAAATGA
- a CDS encoding glycoside hydrolase family 57 protein, translating into MALQPMKKLYLCFLWHMHQPYYKNPYTQVFEMPWVFLHAIKDYYEMPWHVSRYPKIKATFNLVPSLIKQLYEYIKNPDSCNLIKTFKKPVETLSKEEKNYILDISFNANLNTMIKPFEKYYQLYLKKHSSNAKFTNQELIDLQVLFLLSWAGNYLRENNQLIKSLIEKKSGFTHQEKLDLINQLVKFLKEIIPFYQKLQSNRKIEISTTPYYHPIIPLLIDLTSAKESLPNITLPKTKVSFKDDAQLHVKNAVSFYQEVFKIQPSGFWPSEGSISNDTIKLFSQYNVKWTASDEDVLYNSLASKNLENIYKVYKYEGVYLFFRDKYLSDAIGFRYQNVDEKQAVKDFITRLKHIYEKVEFNPVVSVILDGENAWEFYKNNGKDFFDALYTELSNQDWLEVITFSEVLEKTIVIENLSSIKAGSWIYGNFSTWIGHPEKNTAWEYLSQAKQILESEKESKNYQKAKTYLLIAQGSDWFWWYGDDHFSHYADRFDLLFRLNLQKVYEELEKPIPTNLLKPIKKLYKQPTLKQPTGYLKPIIDGYVSNYYEWLQSGEIDLRFDLSSMSFETILEKLYYGYDEEYLYLRLDGKVESITDKGYKLKMSILSTCEVEFIVPIQSLLYENNGLKACTKKVIEIAIPINLFNCRNFDLSFTVLEDDKIIEKLPVYSVLNIDISKDFTYDWIV; encoded by the coding sequence ATGGCCTTACAACCAATGAAGAAGCTGTATCTTTGCTTTTTGTGGCACATGCACCAGCCTTACTACAAAAACCCTTATACTCAAGTCTTTGAAATGCCTTGGGTTTTTCTTCACGCTATAAAAGATTACTACGAAATGCCTTGGCACGTAAGCAGATACCCAAAGATAAAAGCAACATTTAATCTTGTTCCATCTTTAATAAAACAGCTGTATGAATACATAAAAAACCCAGACTCCTGCAATTTAATAAAAACCTTTAAAAAACCAGTAGAAACTTTATCAAAAGAAGAGAAAAACTACATTTTAGATATATCTTTTAACGCAAACCTTAACACTATGATAAAACCATTTGAAAAGTACTATCAACTTTACCTAAAAAAACACTCATCTAATGCAAAATTTACAAATCAGGAGCTGATAGACTTACAAGTCCTATTTTTACTTTCTTGGGCTGGCAACTACTTAAGAGAGAACAATCAACTGATAAAAAGCCTTATAGAAAAAAAATCAGGCTTTACTCACCAAGAGAAGTTAGATTTAATAAACCAGCTTGTCAAGTTTTTAAAAGAAATCATACCTTTTTATCAAAAACTACAAAGTAATAGAAAAATAGAAATATCAACAACCCCATACTACCATCCTATTATTCCTCTTTTAATAGACTTAACTTCTGCAAAAGAATCTTTACCAAACATTACACTGCCTAAAACGAAAGTAAGTTTTAAAGACGATGCTCAGCTCCACGTGAAAAATGCAGTATCTTTTTACCAAGAAGTTTTTAAAATACAGCCTTCTGGCTTTTGGCCATCAGAAGGAAGTATAAGCAACGATACGATAAAGCTTTTTAGTCAATATAATGTAAAGTGGACAGCTTCCGATGAAGACGTTCTTTATAACAGTTTAGCAAGTAAAAATTTAGAAAACATATATAAAGTCTATAAATACGAAGGTGTTTATCTATTTTTTAGGGACAAATACCTATCAGATGCAATAGGTTTTAGATATCAGAATGTAGATGAAAAACAAGCAGTGAAAGATTTTATAACAAGGTTAAAACATATATACGAAAAAGTAGAATTTAATCCAGTTGTTAGTGTTATTCTTGATGGAGAGAATGCTTGGGAGTTTTACAAAAACAACGGAAAAGACTTTTTTGATGCACTTTATACAGAGTTATCAAATCAAGACTGGCTTGAGGTTATAACATTTTCAGAAGTTTTAGAAAAAACCATAGTAATTGAAAACCTTAGTAGTATAAAAGCTGGAAGCTGGATATACGGAAACTTCTCTACTTGGATAGGACATCCTGAGAAAAACACTGCTTGGGAGTATCTATCTCAAGCAAAACAAATTTTAGAATCTGAAAAAGAAAGTAAAAATTATCAAAAAGCGAAAACCTATCTACTTATTGCACAGGGAAGTGATTGGTTTTGGTGGTATGGAGATGACCACTTTAGCCATTACGCAGATAGGTTTGACCTACTATTTAGATTAAACCTGCAAAAAGTTTACGAAGAGTTAGAAAAACCAATACCCACAAATCTTTTAAAACCTATAAAAAAGCTATACAAACAACCAACTTTAAAACAACCTACAGGTTATTTAAAACCTATTATTGACGGTTATGTGTCTAACTATTACGAATGGCTACAAAGTGGAGAGATAGACTTAAGATTTGACCTGTCTTCAATGAGTTTTGAAACAATCTTAGAAAAACTTTACTATGGCTATGATGAAGAGTATCTATACCTAAGGTTAGATGGTAAAGTTGAAAGTATAACAGACAAAGGTTATAAGTTAAAAATGTCTATACTGTCAACCTGTGAAGTAGAGTTTATAGTTCCAATTCAATCGTTGTTGTATGAAAATAATGGGTTAAAGGCTTGTACTAAAAAAGTTATTGAGATAGCAATTCCTATAAACCTCTTTAACTGTAGAAACTTTGACTTGTCTTTTACAGTTTTAGAAGATGATAAAATAATAGAAAAGCTGCCAGTTTACAGCGTTTTAAACATTGACATATCGAAAGATTTTACTTACGACTGGATAGTGTAG
- a CDS encoding DUF29 domain-containing protein produces MLKTKLDLKKLYEEDYYLWLIETIKALEEKDFESLDLENLLQELKGMVRSIEKELTSYITRLLVHVYKWENFPNLRSKSWRISIITSQDKIKRLLEENPSLKSKIEKCLEDAWKDATGWIAQETDKDLEDLPLKSPYTFDEIMNFNPKKEEIAKWPYNQ; encoded by the coding sequence ATGTTAAAAACAAAATTAGACTTAAAAAAACTTTACGAAGAAGATTACTATCTCTGGTTGATAGAAACTATAAAGGCTTTAGAAGAAAAGGATTTTGAAAGTTTAGACCTTGAAAACCTGCTACAGGAGTTAAAGGGTATGGTAAGGTCTATAGAGAAGGAGCTTACAAGTTATATAACAAGGCTTTTAGTTCACGTTTACAAATGGGAAAATTTTCCAAATTTAAGGTCAAAAAGCTGGAGGATAAGTATTATAACTTCACAAGATAAAATAAAAAGATTACTTGAAGAAAACCCTTCTTTAAAATCAAAAATAGAAAAATGTTTAGAAGATGCTTGGAAAGATGCTACTGGCTGGATAGCCCAAGAAACAGACAAAGATTTAGAAGACTTACCTTTAAAAAGTCCTTATACTTTTGATGAGATAATGAATTTTAACCCTAAAAAAGAAGAAATAGCAAAATGGCCTTACAACCAATGA
- a CDS encoding sugar phosphate nucleotidyltransferase, whose translation MKAVIMAGGFGTRIQPLTNSIPKPMLPILNKPMMEHIIKKVKSVGITEIVILLYFKPEVIQNYFKDGSEFGIKINYVLPDDDYGTAGAVKKASKYLDERFIVISGDLVTDFDLKEIIGFHQAVGSKLTITLTSVEDPLQFGVVITDKDGKILRFLEKPGWGEVFSDTINTGIYVIEPEILNYIPDNIPFDFSKDLFPKLMKEGITLYGYNAKGYWRDVGNPESYREVNKDILTDKVKLDVEGERIKLNGGVLYTKTKELPKDLTINGKVVLDEEVKIGNNCYLENVVIGKNTQIGDNVYLKDCVIWWDCKVGDNTKLNNAVICNNVEIGKNVKAEHGVIIAEGTEVKDNVHFEKDVIVWPNKLIEEGAIISSNLIWGDKWKASIFEGGKVSGRTNIELSNEMAAKLAASFGSILPAGKTILMSRDYHRASRMLKRSFLGGLLGAGLDVVDLKLMPLPVMRYLLSKSDAVAGVHFRQSPDNPSITEILFFDSEGLPIDTNTEKSIERIFFRENFRRVNYNQIGEIKDDPMAIKSYKEKFLSLIDKEIIQSSRFKIIVDLLNGSTSIVYPDIINTFSIENVILNAYFDEKKISQISTFHEKSAQEISKIVRVLSIDCGFIMYPNGQRVVIVSDEGEILSHETALLSILYLIDRTVNRQVKVYLPVYVPEVMDEMFENIIIERGKFIGLKSNFLKDYYFFANLEGNYAFTDMSFSYDGMFASVKLLEMMGKTKLKLSQIQKLIPPHTFIHKVVACPSNLKGKMMRKFTEEAIGKEASFIDGVKIFIDKRTWILMIPDQYSDNLHLYVNSSAEEKANELINQYVEKIGKWIEES comes from the coding sequence ATGAAAGCAGTCATAATGGCAGGAGGATTCGGCACAAGAATCCAGCCTCTAACTAACAGCATACCAAAACCAATGCTTCCTATCTTAAATAAACCTATGATGGAGCACATAATAAAAAAGGTTAAATCTGTAGGAATTACAGAGATTGTGATACTTTTGTACTTTAAACCTGAGGTTATTCAAAACTACTTTAAAGATGGCTCAGAGTTTGGAATAAAGATAAACTATGTCCTTCCAGATGATGATTACGGCACAGCAGGAGCTGTAAAAAAAGCATCTAAATATCTTGATGAAAGGTTTATAGTTATAAGTGGAGATTTAGTAACAGACTTTGACTTAAAAGAAATCATAGGATTTCATCAAGCGGTTGGCTCAAAACTAACCATTACCTTAACCTCAGTAGAAGACCCACTTCAGTTTGGGGTTGTTATAACAGATAAAGATGGAAAAATACTTAGGTTTTTGGAAAAACCAGGTTGGGGAGAAGTTTTTAGCGACACTATAAACACAGGAATATACGTAATAGAGCCAGAAATTTTAAATTACATTCCTGACAACATACCGTTTGACTTTAGTAAAGACCTTTTCCCTAAACTTATGAAAGAAGGTATAACACTTTATGGATACAATGCAAAGGGTTATTGGAGAGATGTAGGAAACCCTGAAAGCTACAGAGAGGTTAATAAAGACATTCTTACAGACAAAGTTAAGTTAGATGTAGAAGGAGAGAGGATAAAACTAAACGGTGGAGTTTTATACACAAAAACTAAAGAACTACCAAAAGATTTAACGATAAACGGAAAAGTAGTATTAGATGAAGAAGTAAAGATAGGTAATAACTGCTATCTTGAAAATGTGGTTATAGGTAAAAATACACAGATAGGAGATAACGTTTATTTAAAAGACTGCGTTATATGGTGGGACTGTAAAGTAGGGGATAACACAAAGTTAAACAACGCAGTTATCTGTAATAATGTAGAAATTGGTAAAAATGTTAAAGCTGAACACGGCGTAATTATAGCAGAAGGAACAGAAGTAAAAGACAACGTCCACTTTGAAAAAGATGTGATAGTATGGCCAAACAAACTTATAGAGGAAGGTGCAATTATAAGTAGTAATCTAATATGGGGAGATAAATGGAAGGCTTCTATATTTGAAGGAGGGAAAGTATCAGGAAGAACAAATATAGAGCTTTCTAACGAAATGGCAGCAAAGCTTGCTGCAAGTTTTGGGTCTATCTTACCTGCAGGAAAAACCATACTTATGTCAAGGGATTACCACAGAGCTTCCAGAATGCTTAAAAGGTCTTTCTTAGGTGGACTACTTGGAGCTGGATTAGACGTAGTTGACCTAAAACTTATGCCACTTCCTGTTATGAGATACTTACTTTCAAAAAGTGATGCGGTTGCAGGAGTCCACTTTAGACAGTCTCCAGACAATCCGTCTATAACAGAGATACTATTTTTTGACAGTGAAGGATTACCAATAGATACAAACACAGAAAAATCTATAGAAAGAATATTCTTCAGAGAAAACTTTAGAAGAGTAAACTACAACCAGATTGGAGAGATAAAAGACGACCCTATGGCTATAAAATCCTACAAAGAAAAGTTTTTATCATTAATAGATAAAGAAATAATTCAAAGTAGCAGGTTTAAAATAATAGTTGACCTTTTAAACGGCTCAACTTCTATAGTGTATCCAGATATTATAAATACCTTCTCTATTGAAAATGTTATACTAAATGCTTACTTTGACGAGAAAAAAATATCTCAAATATCAACCTTTCACGAAAAATCAGCTCAAGAGATATCAAAGATAGTAAGAGTTTTATCCATTGATTGTGGATTTATAATGTACCCAAACGGTCAAAGGGTTGTTATTGTGTCTGATGAGGGAGAGATTTTATCCCACGAGACAGCTCTCCTTTCTATCCTTTATCTTATAGATAGGACAGTAAACAGACAGGTTAAAGTTTATCTACCTGTCTACGTTCCAGAAGTTATGGATGAGATGTTTGAAAACATTATTATAGAAAGAGGAAAGTTTATAGGTCTAAAATCAAACTTCTTAAAAGATTACTACTTTTTTGCAAACCTTGAAGGAAACTACGCATTTACCGATATGTCTTTTAGCTACGATGGAATGTTTGCTTCTGTCAAACTCCTTGAGATGATGGGAAAAACTAAGCTAAAACTTTCACAAATTCAAAAACTCATACCACCACACACATTCATTCACAAAGTAGTTGCCTGTCCTTCAAATCTAAAAGGTAAGATGATGAGAAAGTTTACAGAAGAGGCCATAGGCAAAGAAGCTTCCTTTATAGACGGAGTAAAAATATTCATTGATAAAAGGACTTGGATACTGATGATTCCAGACCAATACTCTGACAACCTACACCTTTACGTAAACTCAAGTGCAGAAGAAAAAGCCAATGAGCTGATAAATCAGTACGTAGAAAAGATAGGAAAGTGGATAGAAGAAAGTTAA
- a CDS encoding rhodanese-like domain-containing protein, with protein sequence MFLDKETYKKIHISVKELKEKIDKGEDFILLDVREPQEYNFSRIKEKEAMLVPLMSLPRVINSLPKDKDIYVFCRSGNRSLQATLWLLQNGFTRVKNVEGGILAWSNEIDPTVPKY encoded by the coding sequence ATGTTTTTAGATAAAGAAACTTACAAAAAGATACACATATCTGTAAAGGAGCTGAAAGAGAAGATAGATAAAGGAGAAGATTTTATACTTTTGGACGTTAGAGAGCCTCAAGAGTATAACTTTTCAAGAATAAAAGAAAAAGAAGCAATGCTTGTTCCTCTCATGAGTTTACCTCGTGTTATAAACAGCCTTCCAAAAGATAAAGATATATACGTTTTTTGTAGAAGTGGAAACAGAAGCCTTCAAGCAACTTTATGGCTTTTACAAAACGGATTTACAAGAGTAAAAAACGTAGAAGGTGGAATTCTTGCTTGGTCTAATGAAATAGACCCAACAGTGCCAAAGTACTGA
- a CDS encoding nucleotidyl transferase AbiEii/AbiGii toxin family protein, with protein sequence MKEIDWKELLNLAVDILEEANINTDDWAFGGGTALMFYFHHRKSRDVDIFLKNPQLLTRLSPRLNEKAEEISKEYIEQANFIKLKLNSQEIDFIVAPNLTGLKPKKVKIDSKEIYIEQPEEIIAKKLFYRPESLKIRDIIDTVEVFKNSPNLMNILKKNKLLNEEVIKKRFEYLKKKEKDLNISDLLLEKPINIQEVFDIFENLLNKDNYQKLSI encoded by the coding sequence ATGAAAGAAATAGATTGGAAAGAATTGCTAAATCTGGCAGTAGATATATTAGAAGAAGCAAATATAAATACAGACGATTGGGCTTTTGGGGGTGGAACTGCTCTTATGTTTTATTTTCATCATAGAAAAAGCAGAGATGTAGATATTTTTTTAAAAAATCCACAGCTACTTACAAGGCTTTCTCCAAGATTAAATGAAAAAGCAGAAGAGATAAGCAAAGAATATATAGAACAAGCAAACTTTATAAAGTTAAAATTAAACAGTCAAGAAATAGATTTTATAGTTGCACCTAATCTAACAGGTTTAAAACCTAAAAAAGTAAAAATTGATTCAAAAGAGATTTACATAGAACAACCAGAGGAAATAATAGCAAAGAAGCTTTTTTATAGACCTGAAAGCTTAAAAATTAGAGATATAATTGACACTGTAGAAGTTTTCAAAAATTCTCCTAATCTTATGAATATTTTAAAGAAAAATAAATTATTAAATGAAGAAGTTATAAAGAAAAGATTTGAATATCTAAAGAAAAAAGAAAAAGATTTAAACATATCAGATTTACTGTTAGAAAAACCTATAAACATTCAAGAAGTTTTTGATATATTTGAAAATTTATTAAACAAAGACAACTATCAAAAACTCTCTATTTGA
- the hisD gene encoding histidinol dehydrogenase, translated as MKIVDLRGRYFKEVEEVQYLIKRADVETDLYETAVKEIIKNVKERGDEALVEYTEKFDKIKINPEDLIIPFEELERAYDEIEEEVRWAFEVAYERLYEFHELQKEKSFFKEEDGMILGQKVIPLERVGLYVPGGKAAYPSSVLMNAVPARVAGVEEIVICSPNPNKYTLAAAFICGIDTVYRIGGAQAVAAMAYGTETVKKVDKIVGPGNIYVALAKKNVFGVVDIDMIAGPSEILVIADETANYKWVAADLLSQAEHDELAASILITTSEELAKNVKDYLYNELLKAFSRKEIAEKSLNNYGHAFIVEDLEKACELANYLAPEHLEIVTENPFDLLNKIKHAGAIFLGHYSTEPLGDYILGPNHVLPTSRSARFSSPLGVYDFVKRSSVIYVSKEGFERVANHAINMANSEGLEAHALSVKIRKEDI; from the coding sequence ATGAAAATAGTTGATTTAAGAGGAAGGTACTTTAAAGAAGTTGAAGAAGTTCAGTATTTAATAAAAAGGGCTGATGTTGAAACAGATTTATACGAAACTGCTGTTAAAGAGATTATAAAAAACGTCAAAGAAAGAGGAGATGAAGCTCTTGTTGAGTATACAGAGAAGTTTGATAAGATAAAGATAAATCCAGAAGATTTAATAATACCGTTTGAAGAGTTGGAAAGAGCCTACGATGAGATTGAAGAAGAAGTAAGATGGGCTTTTGAGGTAGCTTACGAGAGACTTTACGAGTTTCATGAGCTTCAAAAGGAAAAATCTTTCTTCAAAGAAGAAGATGGTATGATTTTAGGACAGAAAGTTATTCCACTTGAAAGAGTTGGTCTTTACGTTCCCGGAGGTAAGGCTGCCTATCCTTCCAGCGTTTTAATGAACGCAGTTCCTGCAAGAGTAGCAGGAGTAGAAGAAATCGTAATATGTTCTCCAAATCCTAATAAGTATACATTAGCAGCTGCATTTATATGTGGAATAGATACAGTCTACAGAATAGGAGGAGCCCAAGCTGTTGCAGCGATGGCTTATGGAACAGAAACTGTTAAAAAAGTGGATAAGATAGTTGGACCGGGAAATATATACGTTGCTTTGGCAAAGAAAAATGTTTTTGGTGTAGTAGATATAGATATGATAGCAGGACCTTCAGAGATATTGGTGATAGCAGATGAAACCGCTAACTACAAATGGGTTGCAGCTGACCTTTTATCTCAGGCAGAACACGATGAACTTGCAGCATCAATCCTTATAACAACATCAGAAGAACTTGCAAAAAACGTCAAAGACTATCTATATAACGAACTTTTAAAAGCTTTTTCAAGAAAAGAGATAGCAGAAAAATCTTTAAATAATTATGGGCATGCTTTTATAGTTGAAGATTTAGAAAAAGCCTGTGAACTTGCTAACTACCTTGCCCCTGAACATTTAGAAATAGTTACAGAAAATCCTTTTGATTTACTCAACAAAATAAAACACGCAGGAGCCATATTCTTAGGACATTACTCAACAGAGCCTCTTGGAGATTACATTCTTGGACCTAACCACGTTTTACCTACCTCAAGGTCAGCAAGGTTCTCTTCTCCACTTGGAGTTTATGACTTTGTAAAAAGAAGTTCTGTAATATACGTGTCAAAAGAAGGTTTTGAAAGAGTAGCAAACCACGCAATAAACATGGCAAATTCAGAAGGTTTAGAAGCTCACGCTTTAAGCGTAAAAATCAGAAAGGAAGATATTTAA
- the ruvB gene encoding Holliday junction branch migration DNA helicase RuvB, with amino-acid sequence MEKFELSIRPKSLDDFIGQEEVRRQLKVFIEAAKLKGKPLDHVILSGPPGLGKTTLASIIANEMGSNIKITSAPVLEKKGDLIGLLTSLKDKDILFIDEIHRLSPTLEEILYSAMEDFKVDVIIGGGSGRKGRSAKAIRLDLAKFTLIGATTRVGMLSSPLMSRFGIVLNLDFYDEDSLSKIILRTASLNNIPITEEGALEIAKHSKGTPRIANKLLSRVYDYAVIHGSKVIDKEVANQALRFLSIQDLGIDSLSLKYLKTLVIQFNGGPVGLNTISFAISEDKRTIEEVIEPYLLKIGFIKRTAKGRVALKPAFEFLNLDDNT; translated from the coding sequence ATGGAAAAGTTTGAGTTATCAATTAGACCAAAATCTTTAGATGATTTTATCGGACAAGAGGAAGTAAGAAGACAGCTTAAAGTTTTTATAGAAGCTGCAAAGTTAAAAGGTAAGCCTCTTGACCACGTTATTCTCTCAGGACCTCCAGGTCTTGGTAAGACAACTTTAGCCTCAATAATAGCTAATGAGATGGGAAGTAATATAAAAATAACCTCAGCTCCTGTTTTAGAGAAAAAAGGAGATTTAATAGGACTGCTTACTTCCTTAAAAGATAAAGATATTCTGTTTATAGATGAGATACACAGACTGTCTCCAACACTGGAAGAGATACTATACTCTGCTATGGAAGATTTTAAGGTTGACGTTATTATTGGAGGAGGGTCTGGAAGGAAAGGAAGGTCTGCAAAAGCAATCAGACTTGATTTAGCAAAGTTTACACTTATAGGTGCAACTACAAGGGTTGGTATGCTTTCTTCTCCTTTGATGTCAAGATTTGGAATAGTTTTAAACCTTGATTTTTACGATGAAGATTCTTTATCAAAGATAATCCTAAGGACTGCTAGTCTTAACAACATTCCAATCACAGAAGAAGGGGCTTTAGAGATTGCAAAACATTCAAAAGGTACTCCTAGAATTGCCAACAAGCTTTTAAGTAGGGTTTACGACTATGCAGTAATCCACGGAAGTAAAGTTATTGATAAAGAAGTTGCAAATCAGGCTTTAAGATTTTTATCCATTCAGGATCTTGGAATAGACAGTTTAAGTTTAAAGTATTTAAAAACCCTTGTTATTCAGTTTAACGGTGGACCAGTAGGACTAAATACCATCTCTTTTGCTATTTCAGAAGATAAAAGAACAATAGAAGAAGTTATAGAGCCTTACTTGTTAAAGATAGGTTTTATCAAAAGAACGGCGAAAGGAAGAGTAGCCTTAAAACCAGCTTTTGAGTTTTTAAATTTAGATGATAATACTTAA